GGAGCCGGGCCAGGGCGGCGGGGGTGATGCGGTCGCCCTCGCCCAGGCCGGTCAGCCGGGCGACGAGTTCGGGGCGATGGGCGCCGGCGGGGCCGAGGGGCTGGCCGAGGGCGGCGAGATGGGCGAGGGTGACGACATGGGTGGCTCCCGGCGGGATGACAGGTTCATCCGGCGCGGGTGCTTTGATCGGCAAGCCGCGGCTGCCATCGGCTTCGACCAGGACGACATCAGTCTGCGCCCGGAACTCGGTGATGCGGTCGGGCGGAAAGCCGAGGGCCTTGTGCTGGGCCGGGTCGAGGGCGCGTACGGCCAGGAGGAAGGGCGAGCGGACGAGGGCGGCGTCGATTTCGGCGGGGGCAGGATCGACAAGAAAGCTGGGGAACAGTTCGAGCTGGTCGAGGCCGAGCCGGGTGGTGGTCGTCGCCAGCACGCGCAGCCCCTGCCCGGCCAGTTCTCGCCCCAGCCGCAGCATGGCCGTGGTTTTGCCGCCGGCGCCAGTGAAGGCGATGAGGGCGCCGGGATGCAGGCGCAAGGCGTGGGCGAGGTTCATAACCGCCTAACCCACAGTTTCGTCGTAACAGACCCACTCCACCACATTGCCGTCGGGGTCGTTGATGTAGAGGGAGCGCCAATGCACCCAGGCATGTTCGGACGTCCGTACCTCTTGCCCCAACCCGATCAGTCGCGCCCGCTCGGCCTCGAAGTCAGCCAGGTCGATGGTGAAGGCCAGGTGGTGGAGCGTGGTTTGGCGCACATCCGCTGCTTCCCATTGTTGGCGGGCGGCGTTGCCGGGTCGTTTCTCGTCGAAGAGAGCCAGGGCAATTGTGTGCCCACCATAGCCGGGGGCGATGCGGAAGAAGGCGATGTCCTCCCAGCGGGCCATTGGCTCCAGGCCGACGATGTGGGCATAGAACTCCCACATTGCTTCCAGGCGGCCGGTTCGCAGGGCAATTTCACCCAGGGCTTTGATTGGGCGGGTCATGGCGAGGCGTCTCTGTGAAGGGTGACTCCTACTGATCCCAGCCCTGGCGCTGCAACAACAGCCTGATCTCATCTTCGAGCGCCGCGAACGCGGGCAGCCCGCGCAAAGGTGCGAAGTCAGAGATGAAATCGGGCAGGCGTTGCGCGCGCTGGCTTGGCGA
The Caldilineales bacterium genome window above contains:
- a CDS encoding VOC family protein yields the protein MTRPIKALGEIALRTGRLEAMWEFYAHIVGLEPMARWEDIAFFRIAPGYGGHTIALALFDEKRPGNAARQQWEAADVRQTTLHHLAFTIDLADFEAERARLIGLGQEVRTSEHAWVHWRSLYINDPDGNVVEWVCYDETVG